The nucleotide sequence GTTCGACGTACGCCGCGATATCCAGCGGCACATCACGTTCGGCTTCGGCCCGCACTTCTGCCTGGGCGCGGCCCTCGCCCGCCTGGAGGGCCAGGTGGCCATCGCGGGCACCCTCGCCCGGTTCCCGGAGTGGGAGATCGACGAGTCGGAACTCGTCCCGGTCCAGACCAGCACCGTGCGCGGCTACTCCTCGGTCCCGTTCCACCTCGGATAGCCCGGTCGTCGGTCTCCCGTCGAACGGGCCGTGACCGACCCGCCGACGCCAACGGGCCCGCCGGGTCGGGGCGTGCGGCCGAGGCCGGCAGCACACATCCACCCGGATGCGGCCTCGGACGAAGGACCGACTCTCCCCACCAGCACCACGCGGTCGCCGAATCCCGGCCGCGAAACCGACGATACGAAGGCGGCCATGTGACGCGCGACAGTGTTTCGGACGGCGGGGCCCAGGGCCGTGGTACGCGGGACGGCCGTCCTCTGCGGGTGATCGTGGTGGGCGCCTCCAGCGGCATCGGCCGCAGCATCGCCTTGGGCCTTGCCGCCGAAGGGGCGCATGTCGCCCTGCTCGCCCGGCGGTTGGACCGGCTCAAGGCCGCGGCGGAGGAAGCCGGCGAGCACGCCGTCCCGCTCGCGTGCGACGTCACCGACGCCGCCTCGTGTTCGGCCGCGGTGACCGAGGCCGCCGACGCCCTCGGGGGTGTCGACGGCCTCGTGTTCGCCACCGCCGCGTGGGCGGCGGCCCCGGTCGAGGAGACCGACGCGGAGACGTGGGGACGCCTGTTCGCGACCAACGTGACCGGCGCGGCGCTGGTCACCTCCGCCGCGCTGCCGCACCTGGCCGCGTCGGGCGGCGCGGCGGTGTATCTGTCCTCGATCAGCGCGTCGATGGGACCGCCCTGGCCCTACATAGGCGCGTACGCCACCAGCAAGGCCGCGCTCGACAAGCTCGTCGAGGTCTGGCAGGTGGAACACCCCGACGTCGGCTTCACCCGCCTGACGATCGGCGACTGCCTCGGCGGCGAGGGCGACTCCGCCACCGGCATCGTCTCCGGCGCCGACCCGGACATGCTCAACCGGGCGGTCGGCAAGTGGGTCGAACTCGGGTACGTCACCGGGCACTTCATCGACGTCGACCAGGTGCTGGACGCCGCGTCGTCGGTACTCCGCCTCGGACGTTCCGCCACCATCGCCGCGATGACCGTCGTCCCGCGCATCCCGGCGCCGCCGGCCGAGGCGGGCGACTGAGACCGTCCGGCCCGGCACCACCGCGGCGGGTGGCCCGACCGCCGCGGTGGTGCCGCGGGTCCCGCGGCGGTGGCCCGCAACGTCCGCACGGGGCCCGAAAGCCCCCGACCGCGAAGGCCTTCGGGCCATCGTCACACCGGCGTCACCACCACGACGGGGATGTGCCGTTCGGTCCGTGCCACATAGGTGTCGTAGTTCGGCCAGACGTCGGTCAGGATCCTCCACAGGCGCGGCCTCTCCTCGTCCGAGGCCGTCCGTGCCACGGCCTTGGTGCGCCGCTCGCGGACCTGGATCTCGACCGCGGGCTCCGCGGTCAGGTTGTGGTACCAGTTCGGGTGCACCGGGGCGCCGCCCTGGGACGCCACGACGAGGAAGTCGTCGCCGTCCCGCGCGAAGATCAGCGCCGACGTGCGCGGTTCGCCCGAGCGGCGTCCCTTCGTGGTGAGCAGCAGGGTCGGGACGCCGTTCCACAGGTAGCCGACCTCGCCGTCGGTCTCGCGGTAGCGGCGGACGTGTTCGGCCCCGACCAGGGCCAAGTCCGGTGCGGTGTAGCCGGGTTCACTCATCGGTCACTCTCTGGTCCGAAGACGACGGGGATCTCGGTGACGCCGCGCTCGTACATGCCGATGAACGCGGGCGGCGCCTTGTCGGGGTCCGCCCGAAGGCCGGGGAGCCGGTCGAGCAGCGCTCCGACGCCGGTGTTGATCTCCGCGCGGGCGACGTGCATGCCGAGGCAGATGTGCGAGCCGCCGCCGAAGGCGAACGACGCCTTCATCGGCCGCGTGTGGTCGAACTCGTCCGGGCGCTCCCAGCGGTCCGGGTCGCGGTTGGCCGCGCCCAGGCACAGGTGCAGGACGGATCCGGCGGGCAGGTGGACGCCGTGGAAGTCGATGTCCCGGGTCACGTGCCGCGAGAACATCGGGTCCGTGGGCATCCAGCGCAGCGCCTCCTCGATGACCGGGCGCAGCAACGCCCGGTCGGCGTGCACCGCGCGCAGCAGCTCCGGCCGTTGCAGGAGCGTGGTCAGGACGATGCCCATCTGCTTCCACGTCGTACCGGAGCCCGCCAGCAGCAGAAGCAGCGCGAACGAGTAGATCTCCGGGTCGGACAGCCGGTGCGTGGTGCCGTCCTCGTCCTTGAGTTCGGCCTCGACGAGCACACTGATCAGGTCGTCGGCGGGCGCCGCGCGGCGGGCCGCGACGATCGGCGCGAGCATTTCGACGACCTTCGGCGGGTCCATCAGGGCCTCGCGGATGTCCAGGGCCCGGTCGACCGGGACGCCGAAGCTGCCGGTGATGGTCAGGACGGGGATCGCGGCGCAGAAGTCGGTGTTCAGCTCGGCGCGGCCGTCGGCGGCGAACCCGTCGATGAGCAACTGGACCGTCTCCTCGATCCAGTTGGTGATCCACCACCGGGCCCGCGCCGGGACGAACGACGGCTGCACGAGCGCGCGGTAGCGCCGGTGCCGGGTGCCGCCCATCGCGAGCATGCTGTTGTCGACGTTGATCGCGTCGCCGTCGACCTGTTCGGGCGACGACGCGAACACCTCGGCGTTGCGGAACGCCTCGTCGCACGCGGCGTAGGTGAACGCGGAGAAGTGCGGGCGGTCCGGGAAGGGCAGCCCTTGGAACGTCGCGTCGCCCGGGTAGCCGGTCAGTTCGTGGACCGTGCCCTCGTGCACCGGCGCCCGTTCGCGCAGTTCGCGCCAGATCGGGTACGGGTCGTCGGTGAAGTCGCCGCCGCTTTTGGCGTTGTAGCTGCTGCGCAGGTCGAACAGCTCCCGGATGCGGGCGCGTTCCAGGCCGTGGGTCGTGGTCATGTCACTCATCTCGCCACGTACCCGCCGTCGACGGGAAGGAGGACTCCGGTGATGTTGGCGGCCCGGTCGGAGACCAGGTAGACGGCCGCCTCGGCGCAGTCCTCCGCGGTGATCACGCGCCCCAGGGGGTGCGACGCGGCGACGCGTCCGACGCTCTCCTCCGCGGTCGCGAGCCGCGGGTCCATCCCCTCCATGGCCCCGATGAAGTTCGTGTACGGCATCCCGGCCGGGCAGATGGCGTTGGTGCGGATGCCGTGCGGGGCGCCTTCGATCGCGACGGCGCGCGTCAGTTGGTGGACGCCGCCCTTGGTCATCCCGTACACCGTGCCGCCCCAGCCGACGAGGCCGGCCACCGAGCCGGTGTTGAGGATGACCCCGCCGCCGCCCTGGCGCTTGAAGCGGATGACGGCGTGCTTGCAGCCCAGGAAGACGCTGCGCAGGTTGACCGAGGTCAGCCGCTCGAAGTCGTCGACCGTGTGGTCTTCGAGCAGGGCGCCGGCCCTGGGCGTCGGGATGCCCACGTTGTTGAACACGATGTCGAGGCGGCCGAAGCGGTCGACGGCGGTGTCGAGTGCCGCGGCGACGTCCGCGTCCGCCGAGACGTCGCAGCGCACGGCGACCGCCGCGCCACCCGCCTTGACCGCCAACTCCGCTGTCTCCTCGGCGTGTTCGAGGTCGATGTCGGCGCACACCACGCGGGCGCCCTCCGCCGCGAAGCGGAGCGCCGACGCGCGGCCCACGCCGGACGCGGATCCGGTCACCACCGCGTTCCTGCCCGCGAGCACGCCGTTCTCGGTACGCACCATCCTGGTCACTCCTCTGTCTCTCGCGCCGTGAGGCGCAGCGCGCCGGTGGGGCATGCCTCCACGGCGGTGGCGATGTCCTCGGCCGGGTCGCCGCCCGGGTCGGCGACGAACGCCACGGCCTCGTCGTCGTGTGCGAAGGTGTGCGGCGCGTGCAGGACGCAGACGCCGCTCCCGATGCACGCCTCCCGGTCGACGACCACGCGGCCGTCGGTGTCAGGCAAGGCTCTTCACCGGCGGCTCGGCCGGGGTGAACCGGTACAGGCGTTCGGCGTTGCCGCGGAGGATCTTGTACTGCGTCTCCTCCGGCAGGTGGCTGATGCGGTTCCGCACCACCGTGATGGAGTCGGGCCACGTGGTGTCCGAGTGCGGGTAGTCCGTCTCGCACATGATGTTGTCCTCGGGGATCTCGCCGAGGCTGGCGATGCCGTGGGCGTCGTCGATGAAGCACCCGAAGACGTGGTCGCGGAACGTGGCGCGCAGGTCGAGCGCGTCCAGGTCGATCGAGCCGCTGCCGGCGTGGTCCATGAAGGTCTGGCCCTTCTGGACCCAGAAACGCTGCTTGTCGAGCACCTGCTCAGCGCGTTCGAGGAAGTACGGGATCCAGCCGACCTCGCCCTCGGAGAGCGCGATCTTCAGGTTGGGGTAGCGCTGGAACATCCCGCTGAACAACCACGACAGCATCGTCCCCGAGGTGCGCGTGGCGCCCCAGGCGAGGTTGGCCATGAACGGCGCGTCCGAGCAGATCTGCGGCAGTTGGGACGACGAGCCGACGTGCATCGACGCGACCATCCGCAGGTCGTTGGCCGCGGCCATGACCGGCTCCCAGTAACCGTCCTTGTCGTGGATGGTGGGCAGCCCGAGCGGTTCGGGGTTCTCCGAGAACGCGAAGGTGGTGGCACCCTTCTCGGCGCAGCGCTCCATCTCCTTGACGGCCAACCGCGGATCCCACATCGGGATGAGGATCAGCGGGATGTAGCGGCCGGGCGCGGCCCCGCACCACTCCTCGATCATCCAGTCGTTGTACGCCTTCAGGCACACGAGCCCGAACTCGCGGTCGCTCGCCTCCATGAAGAGCTGGCCGCAGAACCGCGTGATCGTCGGGAAGCACAGGGACGCCAGGATGCCGGCGCGGTCCATGTCCTCCAGGCGGGCGCGGGCGTCGTAGCAGCCGGGCCGCATCTGGCTGTACGGCAGCGGCTCGGGGCTGAACTCCTCCTTGGCCTTGCCGACGACGGCGCTCAGGCCGGAGCTGGGGAACTTCTTGCCGTCGTAGACCCAGAAGTCCATGCCGTTCTCGTCGTACTCCATGTGCGGGGCACGGTCGCGGTCCTTCTTGGCGACGCGGTCGATCCAGACGTTGGGCGGTTCGAGCACGTGGTCGTCGACCGAGATCAACCAGTCCAGGGACAGGGCGGACGTCATGGTCGCTCCAATCGTTTCGTTGCTGCGGTGTGGTGCCGCGGTGCCGTGTTGTTCCGTGTTGATCCGTGTTGTTCCGTGTCGATCTGTGTTGTTCCGTGTCGATCTGTGTTGATCCGTATGGTGCCGTGCGGATCCATGTGTCCTGGTTCCGTCCGTGCTCCGCGCCGCCGGGCGGGGCTTTCCCGGGCGCCGGTCAGGCCGTCCGGCGCGGATCGCCGATCGACACGTGCTTGACCTCCTGGAAGGCGCGGATGCCGTCGGGGCCGCGCTCGCGGCCGAGGCCGCTCTGCTTGTAGCCGCCGCTCGGGGCGTACGCGCTGAACATCCCGGTGTTGACGTTGACCGCCCCCGTACGCAGGCGGCGGGCGACCGCGACCGCGGCGGCGATGTCGTCGCCGTGGACCTGGCCGGACAGCCCGTAGTCGCTGTCGTTGGCGATGCGTACGGCGTCGTCGATGTCGCGGTAGCCGATGACCCCGATCACCGGGCCGAAGATCTCGTGGCGCGCGGCCGGGTTGTCGTTGTCGGGGAGGTCGAGCACCGTCGGCTCGAAGTAGTACCCGCGGGGGAGACCGGCGGGGCGGTTTCCGCCGAAGGCCACCGTGCCGCCGGCGTCAACCGCCATGGCGACGAACCGCTCGCAGCGCTCGCGCTGGGCGGCGCTGATCACCGGGCCCATCGTGGTGGCCGGGTCGTCGGGTGAGCCGACGACGAGACCCGCGTACGCACGTGTCACCGCCTCGACGACCTCGGCCTTGCGGTCCTGGGGGACGAGCATGCGGGTCGCGGCGACGCAGGCCTGCCCGGCGGTCGCGGCGACCACGGCGACGGCGCCCGCTCACCGGCACGAACGTGTAGGCGGCGTCTCCGGCTCCGCAGTGCGGGCAGATCGGGCCCGGCGGCATCGTCACATTGCCGCAGAGCGAGCCGCGCGCGACCGTGAGAACGTGCCGGGCCGCCGCGTCCCAGAAGGGCGCGGACCGCGCGTCCGGGGTCGGGAGGACTCGCGCCGCCGTCACAACACTGCTCCGGCGTCCTTGAGTTCGATGATCCGCTCCCACGTGTATCCGGCTTCCAGCAGCACGGCCTCGGTGTGCTCGCCGTGCTCGGGGGCGCGGCGCAACGGCGGCGGGCGCTCGTCGATCTGTACGACGCCGGTCGGCAGCGCGTACGTGAGCCCGTCCTCGTCGACCTCGCCGATGTAGTCGTTGGCGATCACCTGGGGGTCGGTGAGCAGTTCCTCGACGGCCTGCACGGGCGCCCAGGGTGCGTCGAACCCGGCGAGCAGTTCCTTCCACTCCGCGAACGTCCGGGCGGCGAACTCGGTTTGCAGTTCGGCGACGCAGGCCTTGCGGTTCTCGCGGCGCGCGGCCAGGTCGGCGAACCTGGGGTCGGCGGCGAGGTCGTCGCGCCCGATCAGGCGGCAGAAGCCCGGCCAGTAGCGGTCGGCTTGCAGGAACACCAGTTGGATGTGGCGCCCGTCCCGGGTGCGGTACGAGCCGACGAGGGGGTTGACGTACGCGTCGTCGGACGCGGCGGCGCGCGGGAGTTGGCCCTGCAGGGCCGACAGCACGTCCGACGACAGGGTGCCGATGGCGGTGGCGAGCAGCGAGACGTCGACGACGCCGCCCCGGCCGGTGCGCTCGCGGCGCAGCAGGGCCGCCGCGGTGCCGAACGCGAGGGCCATGGCGCCGTTGCGGTCGCCCATCGCGCCGCGCTGGCCGATCGGTTGGTCGCGGTCGGGGGGTGTCAGCACGTGGGCCATGCCGCCTTGGGCCCAGAACGCGGACGAGTCGTAGCCGGGGCTGTCGGCCCGCGGGCCGCGGACGCCGAAGCCGTGGCCTCGGGCGTAGACGAGCCGGGGGTGCCGCGCGGTCAGGGTCTCGGCGTCGAGCCCGAGGCGTTCGAGCGCGCCCGGCCGGAAGTTGGTGAGGAAGACGTCGGCCGTCTCCAGCAGCGCGGCGAGGATGTCGCGGCCCTGCTCGCTCCGCAGGTCGATCGCGATGGACCGCTTGCCGCGGTTCGCGAGGGCCAGCGACAGGTTGACTCCCCCGCTGTCCGTGCCGATGCCCTGCGTGGCGAGGCCGCGGTACGGGTCGCCCTCGGGGCGCTCGACCCGGACGACGTCCGCGCCCCAGTCGGCGAGGATCGCGCCGGCCACCGGGACGAATACCCATTGGGCCAGTTCGACGACCCGCACGCCGTCGAAGGCGCCTTCGTACACAGGACCTCCTGATGAGCTTGGGCGGGGACCGCGCGGATGCCGACCGGTGCCCCGAAGTGCGTGGTGCGGCCGGGAGTTCGCGTGCCCGCGGCCGGGGTGGACGCCGGTCCGCCGGTGGGACGGCGGTTCCGATCGCGGCTGCCACCACCTCCGCCATCACCCACGACTGCTAGTATTCAAGCGGTACAAGTGAAATCGTAGCAGCGCTTCTTGGCGTTCGCCAGAGGTCGCCGGATCTCTTTCGGCAAGACCCGCGCGCCGACAAACATCTAGAGGGAAGGCCTCCTCTCCCCGGGAAACCACCCGGCGCCGCCACCGCAGGCGCGCGTTCGCGGCAATTCCGTACGCCCACCGATCTCGGCGGCGGCGTTCACGGTCATCAGCTGGTGGGCGGACGGCAACGCGTCGCTGCGCGCCTTCAACGACACGGCCCAACCGTCGGGGTCGCTTCGCGACGCCGTCGATCCATGGCATCCCAGAAGCGGGGATCGACGCCCCCGGCGTGTCGGTGGAATCCGGCCGCTCCCGACCCGACACGACGCAGCCGCGGACCACGAGGGCGCCACCCGCCGCGTCGGGAAGGCGACCGCCGCGCCGCCTGTCCCCCTTACCAAGCCAAACATCTCGACATATGGTTGGCCGATGACGAAGCCGGTCTTCCATCGCGACCTGCGCAAGGCGCGGTTCCTGCCCCGGACGGCCCCCATCGGCCCCCGCGCCCTCGGCGTGCTCCGGAAGTTGTCGACCCTCACCATGGACCGGCCGCCCTCGAACGGGTTGATCGCCCGGGTGAACGCGGATGTCTCCGTCCGTGTCTTCAGGTCGTCCTGGGCCCGGCACCCGGCTCCGGCGCTGCTGTGGATCCACGGCGGCGGCTACGTCCTCGGCTCGGCGTCGCAGGACGACCGCGGATGCCGGCACCTGGCACACCGGCTCGGGATCGTCGTGGCGTCGGTGGAATACCGGCTGGCGCCGGAACACCCGTTCCCCACACCCCTGGAGGACTGCCACGCGGCGCTCCTGTGGCTGGCCGCGCAACCCGACGTGGATCCGGCACGCGTCGCGATCGGCGGCGCGAGCGCCGGGGGCGGCCTGGCCGCCGCGCTGACGCTGCTGGCGAAGGAGCGC is from Yinghuangia sp. ASG 101 and encodes:
- a CDS encoding SDR family oxidoreductase, whose product is MTRDSVSDGGAQGRGTRDGRPLRVIVVGASSGIGRSIALGLAAEGAHVALLARRLDRLKAAAEEAGEHAVPLACDVTDAASCSAAVTEAADALGGVDGLVFATAAWAAAPVEETDAETWGRLFATNVTGAALVTSAALPHLAASGGAAVYLSSISASMGPPWPYIGAYATSKAALDKLVEVWQVEHPDVGFTRLTIGDCLGGEGDSATGIVSGADPDMLNRAVGKWVELGYVTGHFIDVDQVLDAASSVLRLGRSATIAAMTVVPRIPAPPAEAGD
- a CDS encoding nitroreductase family deazaflavin-dependent oxidoreductase, with the translated sequence MSEPGYTAPDLALVGAEHVRRYRETDGEVGYLWNGVPTLLLTTKGRRSGEPRTSALIFARDGDDFLVVASQGGAPVHPNWYHNLTAEPAVEIQVRERRTKAVARTASDEERPRLWRILTDVWPNYDTYVARTERHIPVVVVTPV
- a CDS encoding cytochrome P450, yielding MTTTHGLERARIRELFDLRSSYNAKSGGDFTDDPYPIWRELRERAPVHEGTVHELTGYPGDATFQGLPFPDRPHFSAFTYAACDEAFRNAEVFASSPEQVDGDAINVDNSMLAMGGTRHRRYRALVQPSFVPARARWWITNWIEETVQLLIDGFAADGRAELNTDFCAAIPVLTITGSFGVPVDRALDIREALMDPPKVVEMLAPIVAARRAAPADDLISVLVEAELKDEDGTTHRLSDPEIYSFALLLLLAGSGTTWKQMGIVLTTLLQRPELLRAVHADRALLRPVIEEALRWMPTDPMFSRHVTRDIDFHGVHLPAGSVLHLCLGAANRDPDRWERPDEFDHTRPMKASFAFGGGSHICLGMHVARAEINTGVGALLDRLPGLRADPDKAPPAFIGMYERGVTEIPVVFGPESDR
- a CDS encoding SDR family NAD(P)-dependent oxidoreductase, which produces MVRTENGVLAGRNAVVTGSASGVGRASALRFAAEGARVVCADIDLEHAEETAELAVKAGGAAVAVRCDVSADADVAAALDTAVDRFGRLDIVFNNVGIPTPRAGALLEDHTVDDFERLTSVNLRSVFLGCKHAVIRFKRQGGGGVILNTGSVAGLVGWGGTVYGMTKGGVHQLTRAVAIEGAPHGIRTNAICPAGMPYTNFIGAMEGMDPRLATAEESVGRVAASHPLGRVITAEDCAEAAVYLVSDRAANITGVLLPVDGGYVAR
- a CDS encoding ferredoxin, whose translation is MPDTDGRVVVDREACIGSGVCVLHAPHTFAHDDEAVAFVADPGGDPAEDIATAVEACPTGALRLTARETEE
- a CDS encoding amidohydrolase family protein, which codes for MTSALSLDWLISVDDHVLEPPNVWIDRVAKKDRDRAPHMEYDENGMDFWVYDGKKFPSSGLSAVVGKAKEEFSPEPLPYSQMRPGCYDARARLEDMDRAGILASLCFPTITRFCGQLFMEASDREFGLVCLKAYNDWMIEEWCGAAPGRYIPLILIPMWDPRLAVKEMERCAEKGATTFAFSENPEPLGLPTIHDKDGYWEPVMAAANDLRMVASMHVGSSSQLPQICSDAPFMANLAWGATRTSGTMLSWLFSGMFQRYPNLKIALSEGEVGWIPYFLERAEQVLDKQRFWVQKGQTFMDHAGSGSIDLDALDLRATFRDHVFGCFIDDAHGIASLGEIPEDNIMCETDYPHSDTTWPDSITVVRNRISHLPEETQYKILRGNAERLYRFTPAEPPVKSLA
- a CDS encoding aldehyde dehydrogenase family protein — translated: MVAATAGQACVAATRMLVPQDRKAEVVEAVTRAYAGLVVGSPDDPATTMGPVISAAQRERCERFVAMAVDAGGTVAFGGNRPAGLPRGYYFEPTVLDLPDNDNPAARHEIFGPVIGVIGYRDIDDAVRIANDSDYGLSGQVHGDDIAAAVAVARRLRTGAVNVNTGMFSAYAPSGGYKQSGLGRERGPDGIRAFQEVKHVSIGDPRRTA
- a CDS encoding CaiB/BaiF CoA transferase family protein encodes the protein MYEGAFDGVRVVELAQWVFVPVAGAILADWGADVVRVERPEGDPYRGLATQGIGTDSGGVNLSLALANRGKRSIAIDLRSEQGRDILAALLETADVFLTNFRPGALERLGLDAETLTARHPRLVYARGHGFGVRGPRADSPGYDSSAFWAQGGMAHVLTPPDRDQPIGQRGAMGDRNGAMALAFGTAAALLRRERTGRGGVVDVSLLATAIGTLSSDVLSALQGQLPRAAASDDAYVNPLVGSYRTRDGRHIQLVFLQADRYWPGFCRLIGRDDLAADPRFADLAARRENRKACVAELQTEFAARTFAEWKELLAGFDAPWAPVQAVEELLTDPQVIANDYIGEVDEDGLTYALPTGVVQIDERPPPLRRAPEHGEHTEAVLLEAGYTWERIIELKDAGAVL
- a CDS encoding alpha/beta hydrolase, whose product is MTKPVFHRDLRKARFLPRTAPIGPRALGVLRKLSTLTMDRPPSNGLIARVNADVSVRVFRSSWARHPAPALLWIHGGGYVLGSASQDDRGCRHLAHRLGIVVASVEYRLAPEHPFPTPLEDCHAALLWLAAQPDVDPARVAIGGASAGGGLAAALTLLAKERATEPGAVSPVFQLLAYPMLDDRTAARTDIDQSGMRMWNQTSNRIGWRAYLGEAADHNVPPLAAPARYKDLSGLPPAWIGVGSNDLFHDEDIAYAERLREAGVATTLHVVPGAYHGFDRMEPKAGVSRAFLEAQSTALRDAGIAGDAPPEPADDRRTERPAA